Proteins from one Salvia splendens isolate huo1 unplaced genomic scaffold, SspV2 ctg270, whole genome shotgun sequence genomic window:
- the LOC121789533 gene encoding S-type anion channel SLAH3-like gives MTKDEELPSLIKAISDHEVAGFDGVEDPHASLSGIEAAEIETHSVSISMPLSPLKHKTKRVLFDDDSTNLASAPTTMFYSQPIPKPSALHQAITNGKSAPLPPRIYKLRDKRYDSFKTWSGKLERQLTNLRGGRPRERDSNRVEMGSVPVDRYFDALEGPELDVLRPSEEILLPEDKLWPFLLRFPVSSFGICLGVSSQAIMWKTISSTESTRFLHISPHINQVFWFISIALIAAVAAIYALKLVFYWEAVRREYHHPIRVNFFFAPWIALLFLAMGIPPSINKTLPKPLWYVLMTPIFCLEVKIYGQWMSGGQRRLSKVANPCNHLSVVGNFVGALLGASMGIKEGPIFFFAIGLAHYTVLFVTLYQRLPTNETLPKELHPVFFLFVAAPSVASMAWAKMVGSFDFGSRIAYFIAMFLYLSLAVRVNFFRGIRFSLAWWAYTFPMTGAAIATIRYSSAVDNAVTKTFAVILCLVATLIVAALLVVTVIHAFILGDLFPNDMAIAISERRPKSSTTTRRWYHRRAASSDATVDYYLKFSDPKDADVVETQPAEP, from the exons ATGACGAAGGATGAAGAGCTTCCTTCACTGATCAAAGCCATCAGCGACCACGAGGTTGCTGGTTTTGATGGCGTTGAAGACCCCCACGCATCACTTTCT GGAATCGAAGCAGCTGAAATCGAGACGCATTCTGTTTCGATCAGCATGCCGCTTTCACCTCTCAAGCACAAAACAAAGAGAGTTCTGTTCGACGACGACAGCACAAATCTGGCCTCTGCTCCAACCACCATGTTTTACTCCCAACCAATCCCAAAACCATCTGCCCTCCACCAGGCCATCACCAACGGCAAATCCGCCCCGCTCCCGCCTCGAATCTACAAGCTCAGAGACAAGAGGTACGACTCTTTCAAGACATGGTCGGGCAAACTCGAGCGGCAGCTCACCAATCTCCGCGGCGGCCGCCCTCGCGAACGAGACTCTAACCGCGTCGAAATGGGAAGCGTCCCTGTAGACCGATACTTCGACGCCTTAGAGGGCCCAGAACTAGACGTCTTGCGT CCGTCGGAGGAAATACTTCTGCCGGAGGACAAGCTGTGGCCGTTCCTTCTCCGGTTTCCGGTCTCGTCGTTCGGTATCTGCCTGGGCGTGAGCAGCCAAGCCATCATGTGGAAGACGATATCTTCTACGGAATCCACAAGGTTTCTCCACATAAGCCCGCACATAAACCAGGTGTTCTGGTTCATCTCCATCGCGTTGATCGCGGCCGTGGCTGCCATCTACGCGCTAAAGCTCGTCTTCTACTGGGAAGCCGTCCGCCGCGAGTACCACCACCCGATCCGCGTCAACTTCTTTTTCGCTCCGTGGATCGCGCTCCTCTTCCTCGCGATGGGAATCCCGCCGTCGATCAATAAAACTCTGCCGAAACCGCTCTGGTACGTCCTAATGACTCCCATCTTCTGCCTCGAGGTGAAGATCTACGGCCAGTGGATGTCGGGAGGCCAGCGGCGGCTGTCCAAGGTGGCAAACCCCTGCAACCACCTGTCAGTGGTCGGAAACTTCGTCGGCGCCTTGTTAGGGGCGTCGATGGGGATAAAAGAAGGGCCTATTTTCTTCTTCGCCATTGGATTGGCCCACTACACTGTTTTGTTTGTGACGCTCTATCAGAGACTTCCGACGAACGAGACGCTTCCCAAAGAGCTTCATCcggtcttcttcctcttcgtTGCTGCACCTAGCGTCGCGTCCATGGCGTGGGCGAAGATGGTCGGGTCTTTCGATTTCGGGTCGCGGATCGCCTACTTCATCGCCATGTTCCTCTATCTGTCCTTG GCGGTCCGAGTGAATTTCTTTAGAGGGATAAGATTCTCGCTGGCGTGGTGGGCGTACACGTTTCCGATGACGGGAGCAGCGATCGCGACCATAAGGTACTCGAGCGCGGTGGATAACGCGGTGACGAAGACGTTTGCGGTGATACTGTGCCTTGTGGCGACGCTTATAGTGGCGGCGCTGCTTGTGGTAACGGTGATCCATGCCTTTATATTAGGGGATTTGTTTCCCAACGACATGGCCATTGCTATAAGTGAGAGGAGGCCCAAATCATCCACCACCACGCGGAGATGGTACCACAGGCGAGCAGCCAGCTCCGACGCCACCGTCGACTACTATCTTAAGTTTTCCGATCCCAAAGACGCCGACGTGGTGGAGACTCAACCAGCTGAACCCTGA
- the LOC121789532 gene encoding plastidial pyruvate kinase 2-like → MAQVVATRSIHASLLANPTQSCVDKLKPGCGFKAKVLAQTERRNRRRAVHASSPVVARRSATEVIPMSPEDLTKAAVQNRYSQLIPQLGDTSVGVWSKPMVRRKTKIVCTIGPSTDTKEMIWKLAEAGMNVARLNMSHGDHASHQKVIDLVKEYNSQVKDNVIAIMLDTKGPEVRSGDLPQPINLVPGQEFTFTIQRGVGTADCVSVNYDDFVNDVEDGDMLLVDGGMMSFLVKSKTEDSVKCEVVDGGELKSRRHLNVRGKSATLPSITDKDWDDIKFGVDNKVDFYAVSFVKDAAVVHELKNYLKNAGADIHVIVKIESADSIPNLHSIITASDGAMVARGDLGAELPIEEVPLLQEEIIRICQSMGKAVIVATNMLESMIVHPTPTRAEVSDIAIAVREGADAVMLSGETAHGKFPLKAVKVMHTVSLRTEATIVGAETPPNLGLAFKNHMSEMFAFHATMMANTLGTSIVVFTRTGFMAVLLSHYRPSGTIYAFTNDKRIQQRLALYQGVCPIHIDFLEDADETFANALDLLQKQGMVKQGEEIALVQSGKQPIWRFQSTHNIQVRKV, encoded by the exons ATGGCGCAAGTGGTGGCGACGCGGTCGATTCATGCTTCATTGCTGGCGAATCCTACACAGAGCTGCGTGGACAAGCTGAAGCCGGGTTGTGGCTTCAAAGCTAAGGTTTTGGCTCAAACTGAGAGGAGGAACCGTCGCCGAGCCGTGCATGCCAGCTCGCCCGTCGTGGCGAGGAGATCTGCTACGGAAGTGATTCCGATGTCTCCTGAAGATCTTACCAAG GCTGCAGTGCAAAATCGGTATTCTCAGCTGATTCCCCAACTCGGTGACACATCTGTGGGAGTGTGGTCTAAGCCCATGGTTAGACGCAAGACAAAGATTGTTTGCACAATTGGCCCCTCGACTGACACTAAGGAAATGATATGGAAGCTGGCTGAGGCCGGTATGAATGTTGCTCGTCTTAATATGTCCCATGGAGACCATGCATCACACCAGAAAGTCATTGATTTGGTTAAAGAATATAATTCCCAAGTGAAGGACAATGTTATTGCCATCATGCTTGACACCAAG GGTCCTGAGGTAAGAAGTGGTGATTTACCCCAACCAATTAATTTGGTGCCGGGTCAGGAATTTACATTTACAATTCAAAGAGGAGTTGGGACTGCAGATTGTGTTAGTGTGAACTATGATGATTTTGTTAATGATGTAGAAGATGGGGACATGCTTCTCGTTGATG GTGGTATGATGTCATTCTTAGTGAAATCGAAAACTGAAGATTCAGTGAAATGTGAAGTCGTCGATGGAGGAGAACTTAAATCTCGGCGACATCTTAATGTTCGGGGAAAAAGTGCAACACTTCCATCGATTACTG ACAAAGACTGGGATGATATTAAATTTGGAGTCGACAACAAAGTTGACTTTTATGCTGTGTCGTTTGTCAAGGATGCTGCTGTGGTCCATGAACTAAAGAACTATCTCAAAA ATGCTGGTGCAGACATTCACGTCATTGTGAAAATTGAAAGTGCAGATTCCATACCAAACTTACATTCAATCATAACTGCATCCGATGGG gCTATGGTTGCCAGAGGAGACCTTGGTGCCGAGTTGCCAATTGAAGAAGTCCCTTTATTGCAG GAAGAAATTATAAGGATCTGTCAAAGTATGGGAAAAGCAGTCATAGTGGCAACAAATATGCTTGAAAGCATGATTGTACATCCTACTCCTACACGAGCAGAGGTTTCGGATATCGCTATTGCAGTTAGGGAAGGTGCCGATGCAGTTATGCTTTCAGGAGAAACTGCGCATGGGAA GTTCCCTCTAAAAGCTGTCAAGGTCATGCACACAGTCTCGTTGAGGACTGAGGCTACTATAGTTGGTGCAGAAACTCCTCCGAATCTAGGATTAGCCTTCAAG AATCATATGAGCGAAATGTTTGCATTCCATGCGACGATGATGGCAAACACACTCGGAACTTCAATTGTCGTCTTCACTAGGACAGGCTTCATGGCAGTTCTACTTAGCCATTACCGGCCTTCTGGCACAATTTATGCTTTCACAAATGA TAAGAGAATACAACAGAGATTGGCTTTGTACCAGGGGGTTTGCCCCATACACATAGACTTCTTGGAAGATGCTGACGAGACATTTGCAAATGCATTGGATTTACTGCAG AAGCAAGGAATGGTGAAACAGGGTGAGGAGATTGCTCTTGTACAAAGTGGCAAACAGCCGATATGGCGGTTCCAATCCACCCATAATATTCAGGTTAGGAAGGTGTAG
- the LOC121789535 gene encoding probable inactive receptor kinase At4g23740 encodes MGLRFILSAILVYCATMWSPASTEPVDDKRALLDFLDSVNHSRKLNWDNTTSACSSWTGITCSRDSSSVIAVRLPGVGLKGVIPSNTLSRLSHLQILSLRSNGLTGSFPADLLQLPDLIGLHLQSNGFEGPLPSDLSLWKNLTVLNLSENDFNGSIPSSFVNLTHLTLLNLANNSLSGDVPDINLPSLQFLDLSNNNLTGVLPRSLSRFPSSSFSGNNLSTPVQTPSPSPSPLPLPPMRHSSKFSETAVLGIIIGSCVLAFVSIALLLIVTNRKGDEDGEILTTVKKEKPVKKMTPDGNSKLVFFEGSNLAFDLEDLLRASAEVLGKGTFGTTYKAALEDATIIAVKRLKEVVVGRKEFEQQMEIAGSIKHENVATLRAYYYSKDEKLMVYDYYNQGSASSLLHARRGGNRVPLDWETRLRIATGAARGIACIHTQNSGKLVHGNVKASNIFLNPKHFGSVSDLGLATVMSPVAAPATRSAGYRAPEVTDTRKASQASDVYSFGVVLLELLTGKSPVAGEEAVHLVRWVHSVVREEWTGEVFDVELLRYPNIEEEMVAMLQIGMACVARVAAQRPKIEDVVRLLEDIRGRSSTQSAGTRSPASTPAPTPPLTQIGSPSNRD; translated from the exons ATGGGCCTCAGGTTCATCCTCTCAGCAATTCTGGTCTACTGCGCTACTATGTGGTCGCCTGCATCAACGGAGCCCGTTGACGACAAACGGGCTCTGCTTGATTTCTTAGACAGCGTTAACCACTCACGGAAGCTGAATTGGGATAACACCACCTCTGCTTGCAGTAGCTGGACTGGAATCACCTGCAGCCGTGATAGTTCAAGCGTGATAGCCGTCCGATTACCCGGCGTCGGACTCAAAGGCGTCATCCCTTCCAACACGCTCAGCCGTTTATCTCATCTTCAAATCCTGAGTTTGAGATCCAACGGCCTCACTGGCTCCTTCCCTGCTGATCTTCTGCAGCTTCCCGATTTGATCGGTCTTCATCTCCAGAGCAACGGTTTTGAAGGTCCCTTGCCGTCGGATTTGTCGCTCTGGAAGAATCTGACGGTGTTGAATTTATCGGAGAATGATTTCAACGGAAGCATCCCGTCTTCGTTTGTGAATTTGACTCATCTCACTCTTTTGAATCTCGCTAATAACTCTTTATCTGGAGATGTTCCTGACATCAATCTCCCCAGTCTGCAGTTTCTCGACTTGTCCAACAACAATCTCACCGGCGTCCTGCCTCGATCACTCTCGAGATTCCCGAGTTCATCATTCTCCGGCAACAACTTGTCGACTCCGGTTCAGACTCCATCTCCGTCTCCGTCTCCACTTCCTCTGCCGCCGATGAGGCATTCATCCAAGTTTAGTGAGACTGCCGTGTTGGGAATCATCATCGGTAGTTGTGTGTTGGCGTTTGTGTCGATCGCCCTTCTGTTGATCGTAACCAACAGAAAGGGAGACGAGGATGGTGAGATCTTAACCACTGTAAAGAAAGAGAAGCCGGTGAAGAAGATGACTCCGGATGGGAATAGCAAGCTTGTGTTTTTTGAAGGGAGCAATCTTGCATTCGACCTCGAGGATCTGTTGAGGGCGTCTGCCGAGGTGCTCGGGAAGGGCACGTTTGGGACGACGTATAAGGCGGCTTTGGAGGATGCCACCATCATTGCGGTGAAGAGATTGAAGGAGGTCGTCGTGGGGAGGAAGGAGTTCGAGCAGCAGATGGAGATTGCCGGAAGCATCAAGCATGAGAATGTGGCTACTTTGAGAGCTTACTACTATTCCAAGGACGAAAAGCTTATGGTTTACGACTATTACAATCAAGGCAGTGCCTCCTCTTTGCTACACG CGAGGAGAGGTGGCAACCGCGTTCCTCTAGACTGGGAAACGCGCCTCAGGATTGCAACGGGCGCAGCGAGGGGGATCGCGTGCATCCACACGCAGAATAGTGGGAAGCTTGTTCATGGGAATGTGAAGGCCTCCAACATCTTTCTAAACCCCAAGCATTTCGGCAGTGTGTCTGATCTCGGGTTAGCAACGGTGATGAGCCCGGTTGCGGCGCCAGCAACGCGGAGTGCTGGGTACCGAGCACCAGAGGTCACGGACACTAGGAAGGCGTCGCAGGCGTCTGATGTCTACAGCTTTGGAGTAGTCCTGCTCGAGCTTCTGACTGGGAAGTCTCCGGTTGCTGGGGAGGAGGCGGTCCATCTCGTGAGATGGGTTCATTCTGTTGTTAGGGAGGAATGGACGGGTGAGGTGTTCGACGTGGAGCTGCTGAGGTATCCGAATATAGAGGAAGAGATGGTGGCGATGCTGCAAATAGGCATGGCCTGCGTGGCCAGAGTGGCAGCCCAGAGACCGAAAATCGAAGACGTGGTGAGGTTACTGGAGGACATTAGAGGAAGAAGTAGCACTCAATCTGCTGGAACAAGATCTCCAGCTTCAACTCCGGCTCCAACGCCGCCTCTCACGCAGATCGGATCACCTTCCAATCGTGATTAG